A genomic region of Amphiura filiformis chromosome 6, Afil_fr2py, whole genome shotgun sequence contains the following coding sequences:
- the LOC140154395 gene encoding uncharacterized protein: MIENNPKVPNRHRGKYLNTIQKKTDVFQSLLMIQRRSDEKLRLVLVQPEFVLNHPMLNVGNTLIESLKRAHWTSPVMLGSGVRVLTNCSEERTLELWNDQIVETTQKLAMDIAGKKPKTRETKISDSTRTLMEKRRSMKAEGTNIQRVEYTETCKTIRKKLREDIRSYNTKMIKSTIEENKSLKKTYKKLAQGKQKITSLLDSNGQEITDQDEILKRIEEFYEQLYASDTETDEPGEPQEEIPNVTNWEVQHAVNQMKRGKSPGPDNVLIDTIKEGGDIITKELAKLYTTCMQKGRVPHQWKEATMIILHKKGDKRDLKNYRPISLLSNLYKLYTRLLTNRLEIILDGNQPREQAGFRKGFSTMDHIHTINQLKEKCQKYNIPLCVAFMITRRHLILLKTVQS, encoded by the exons ATGATCGAAAACAACCCCAAGGTTCCGAACAGACATAGAGGGAAATATCTCAACACCATCCAGAAGAAGACTGATGTTTTCCAATCTCTTCTGATGATACAGAGAAGAAGCGATGAAAAACTCCGTCTTGTCTTGGTTCAACCTGAGTTTGTTCTCAATCATCCAATGCTGAATGTCGGCAACACACTAATAGAAAGTTTAAAAAGGGCACATTGGACATCACCAGTAATGCTGGGATCAGGG GTTAGGGTGCTAACGAACTGTTCAGAAGAGAGGACTCTAGAATTATGGAATGACCAGATAGTGGAAACAACACAAAAACTGGCCATGGATATTGCAGGAAAGAAACCAAAGACTCGAGAAACAAAGATATCAGATTCGACCAGAACACTCATGGAGAAGAGAAGATCGATGAAAGCAGAGGGAACAAACATACAGCGGGTTGAATATACAGAAACCTGCAAGACAATCAGGAAAAAGCTACGGGAAGATATACGGAGCTACAACACCAAGATGATCAAATCCACAATTGAGGAAAACAAAAGTCTGAAGAAAACATATAAGAAACTAGCGCAGGGGAAACAGAAAATTACAAGCCTCCTCGATAGTAATGGGCAAGAAATCACAGACCAAGACGAAATTCTGAAAAGGATAGAAGAATTCTATGAACAACTATATGCCAGTGACACAGAAACAGATGAACCAGGAGAACCACAAGAAGAAATACCCAATGTCACAAATTGGGAGGTACAGCATGCTGTAAACCAAATGAAGAGAGGAAAGTCTCCTGGACCGGACAATGTGCTCATCGACACAATCAAAGAAGGAGGGGACATCATAACCAAAGAACTAGCAAAGCTGTATACAACATGTATGCAAAAAGGGAGAGTGCCACATCAGTGGAAAGAAGCCACTATGATCATTTTGCACAAGAAGGGGGACAAGCGAGACCTAAAGAACTATAGACCCATCAGTCTCCTCTCAAACTTGTACAAGCTGTACACAAGGTTACTAACAAACCGACTTGAAATCATCCTAGACGGAAATCAACCAAGGGAACAGGCAGGCTTCAGGAAAGGCTTTTCAACCATGGATCACATCCACACCATCAACCAACTAAAGGAGAAATGCCAGAAGTATAACATTCCGCTCTGCGTAGCTTTTATGATTACGAGAAGGCATTTGATTCTGTTGAAAACAGTTCAGTCCTGA